The window TCTTCTTCCAACTCTTTTTCCACCTGCTTCTGACGATACTTATTCGCCCAAGATAGTATGTTCAACAATAGCAAACAAAGACAGGTAACAGAGACGAGGAATATCAAAATCACCACCCAAAAATGCCAATCCCAGATGCCACTATAATGCTGTCCATAGGTCTGGTAGTTGGTCCAAGCCATTACAATCGTTGTCCCAGCAATCACCCCTCCTAGGTAAAGGTAAGCCTGCCAAGAAGTTCCCCGCTCCATATCAAGCCCCTTCCTCCAATAACCGTAAAAGAGATAGACTGAAACTACCAACATGGCAAACAGTTCAAAAACATAGGTATCAAACGACCATTTTAAGACCAGACTTTTGATGAGAAATGAGAGGGGCAAAAGAATATTCATGGTCTTTCCCACCCAGGCAAAGACTTGGTTTTCTTCTTGTTGAACACGTTCATCAGTCACAATTTTTTTCATCAGTTGGTTCCTCCCAAAATAATTGATCTAAACTTTTCCCTAAACAGTGGCAAATCGATAAACAAAGACTTAGACTAGGATTGTATTTCCCTGCCTCAATCAGACCGATGGTCTGGCGGGTCACTCCAATAGCCTCTGCCAAGTCCCCTTGGGTCATATCTTTTTCCACACGCGCTAACTTTAACCGAAGATTTTTCATTCCCTAGCCATCCTCCTGTCCATTTTTATAACTTAATTATACACTATATTTTTCTTTTTGCAATATATACATTACATTTTGTTTGGTTTTTTAACAAAAAAAGAAGACAAAACTGCCTCCTTAAAATATCCATACACTTCTCCGTTTATTCCACACTCTTTATCCGTTTCTTAATCTTCTGACTAAACTCAGCCATCCTGCGCTTTTCTTCTGGCCAGATTTTGGTCACTCGGTCCACGGCGATGATAAAGATGACAATGACCGCATAATCTTTGGCACTATCAATCACTCCTAAGTTCTCCAAGATGGTCAAGAGTAGGTAAAAACTAAACAAGATGGTTCGTTTAGGCAGAGCCATCAGGAATTCAATCCCCGCCTTGTAGCCCAGATATATCTGCCGATTTAGCCCCTTGGCACGTTCTAACCGACGATTGAGAAAGGCACGAATGCGACTATAAAACCAGTCAGATGTGAAAAATAGGGACTGGATGGCAATGGCGATTAGGGATAAATTATTGGCATGTTTCTCCTTCATACCGGACACTCTGGCAATGATGTAGGTCCAATCCCCATTATCAATCCAGATCCAAATCGACAGATAAACAACTGCACCTGCCACTACAATCAAGGGCAAGGCACGCAGGTATTTGAACATGAACAACTACTCCAATCTATTTTTTTCTATTATCAACCGAGAAGCCAAACAAGTCAAGAAAAAGATAGTCAATATTTTTGACTATCTTTTCTCTTACATATACC is drawn from Streptococcus sp. 29892 and contains these coding sequences:
- a CDS encoding DUF6773 family protein, with amino-acid sequence MKKIVTDERVQQEENQVFAWVGKTMNILLPLSFLIKSLVLKWSFDTYVFELFAMLVVSVYLFYGYWRKGLDMERGTSWQAYLYLGGVIAGTTIVMAWTNYQTYGQHYSGIWDWHFWVVILIFLVSVTCLCLLLLNILSWANKYRQKQVEKELEEEME
- a CDS encoding helix-turn-helix transcriptional regulator — protein: MKNLRLKLARVEKDMTQGDLAEAIGVTRQTIGLIEAGKYNPSLSLCLSICHCLGKSLDQLFWEEPTDEKNCD